Proteins co-encoded in one Gossypium arboreum isolate Shixiya-1 chromosome 11, ASM2569848v2, whole genome shotgun sequence genomic window:
- the LOC108454007 gene encoding TPR repeat-containing thioredoxin TDX isoform X2, which produces MAEPEQHSDDKKPYFSNEEDDDIIESDVELDNNGVVEPDNNPPQKMGDPSVEVTEEKRDAAQSEKLKAMDAISGGKLDEAIDYLTEAIMLNPTSAILYATRASVFVKLSQPNAAIRDADAALKINPDSAKGYKVRGMARAMLGQWEEAASDLHVASKLDYDEEIGSVLKKVEPNAHKIEEHRRKYERLRKERELKRSERQRQQKKAEAQDQEALSAFKDGQVIGVHSTSELEIKLNAATRTSRLMILYFTATWCGPCRFISPLYTSLAAKYAKVVFLKVDIDEGRDVAARWNISSVPTFFFIRNGKEVDKVVGADKTTLESKIAQYAS; this is translated from the exons ATGGCAGAGCCTGAGCAACACTCTGATGACAAGAAACCCTATTTttcaaatgaagaagatgatgatattaTTGAGTCCGATGTCGAGTTAGATAATAACGGTGTTGTGGAACCTGACAACAATCCTCCACAAAAA ATGGGAGACCCTTCGGTTGAAGTTACAGAAGAAAAGCGGGATGCTGCTCAATCGGAAAAATTAAAAGCCATGGATGCGATATCTGGAG GTAAGCTGGATGAAGCTATAGATTATCTAACAGAAGCTATCATGTTAAATCCCACCTCAGCAATACTATATGCAACTAGAG CTAGTGTCTTTGTTAAATTGAGCCAACCAAATGCTGCAATCCGTGATGCTGATGCAGCTTTAAAG ATCAATCCTGACTCAGCAAAAGGATATAAAGTTCGAGGGATGGCAAGGGCCATGCTTGGCCAATGGGAAGAAGCAGCAAGTGATCTGCATGTAGCGTCAAAGTTAGATTATGATGAGGAGATTGGTTCCGTACTCAAAAAG GTGGAACCTAATGCACACAAAATTGAAGAGCATCGCAGGAAATATGAACGCCTGCGGAAAGAAAGGGAACTAAAAAGGAGTGAACGTCAGAGGCAACAGAAGAAAGCTGAGGCACAA GATCAGGAAGCATTATCTGCTTTTAAAGATG GCCAGGTTATTGGCGTTCATTCCACCAGCGAGCTGGAAATTAAGTTAAATGCTGCTACAAGAACATCACGGCTGATGATATTGTACTTCACCGCAACGTGGTGTGGTCCCTGCCGCTTCATTTCTCCTCTCTATACGAGTTTAGCTGCAAAATATGCAAAGGTAGTGTTCTTAAAAGTGGATATAGACGAGGGTAGGGATGTGGCAGCGCGATGGAACATTAGCAGTGTTCCTACCTTCTTCTttataagaaatggaaaggaagtTGATAAGGTAGTTGGGGCTGATAAAACTACACTTGAAAGTAAGATTGCCCAATATGCAAGCTGA
- the LOC108454007 gene encoding TPR repeat-containing thioredoxin TDX isoform X1 — protein sequence MDASKVADLKLLVDQCKSNPSIIHTPSLSFFKSYLLSLGAQIPTDPRTDRGGVKMAEPEQHSDDKKPYFSNEEDDDIIESDVELDNNGVVEPDNNPPQKMGDPSVEVTEEKRDAAQSEKLKAMDAISGGKLDEAIDYLTEAIMLNPTSAILYATRASVFVKLSQPNAAIRDADAALKINPDSAKGYKVRGMARAMLGQWEEAASDLHVASKLDYDEEIGSVLKKVEPNAHKIEEHRRKYERLRKERELKRSERQRQQKKAEAQDQEALSAFKDGQVIGVHSTSELEIKLNAATRTSRLMILYFTATWCGPCRFISPLYTSLAAKYAKVVFLKVDIDEGRDVAARWNISSVPTFFFIRNGKEVDKVVGADKTTLESKIAQYAS from the exons ATGGATGCTTCAAAGGTAGCAGACTTAAAGCTCCTTGTTGATCAGTGCAAATCAAACCCTTCAATTATCCACACTCCCTCTCTTTCCTTCTTCAAGTCCTATCTCCTAAG TCTGGGAGCTCAAATTCCAACCGACCCACGGACG GATAGAGGTGGTGTTAAAATGGCAGAGCCTGAGCAACACTCTGATGACAAGAAACCCTATTTttcaaatgaagaagatgatgatattaTTGAGTCCGATGTCGAGTTAGATAATAACGGTGTTGTGGAACCTGACAACAATCCTCCACAAAAA ATGGGAGACCCTTCGGTTGAAGTTACAGAAGAAAAGCGGGATGCTGCTCAATCGGAAAAATTAAAAGCCATGGATGCGATATCTGGAG GTAAGCTGGATGAAGCTATAGATTATCTAACAGAAGCTATCATGTTAAATCCCACCTCAGCAATACTATATGCAACTAGAG CTAGTGTCTTTGTTAAATTGAGCCAACCAAATGCTGCAATCCGTGATGCTGATGCAGCTTTAAAG ATCAATCCTGACTCAGCAAAAGGATATAAAGTTCGAGGGATGGCAAGGGCCATGCTTGGCCAATGGGAAGAAGCAGCAAGTGATCTGCATGTAGCGTCAAAGTTAGATTATGATGAGGAGATTGGTTCCGTACTCAAAAAG GTGGAACCTAATGCACACAAAATTGAAGAGCATCGCAGGAAATATGAACGCCTGCGGAAAGAAAGGGAACTAAAAAGGAGTGAACGTCAGAGGCAACAGAAGAAAGCTGAGGCACAA GATCAGGAAGCATTATCTGCTTTTAAAGATG GCCAGGTTATTGGCGTTCATTCCACCAGCGAGCTGGAAATTAAGTTAAATGCTGCTACAAGAACATCACGGCTGATGATATTGTACTTCACCGCAACGTGGTGTGGTCCCTGCCGCTTCATTTCTCCTCTCTATACGAGTTTAGCTGCAAAATATGCAAAGGTAGTGTTCTTAAAAGTGGATATAGACGAGGGTAGGGATGTGGCAGCGCGATGGAACATTAGCAGTGTTCCTACCTTCTTCTttataagaaatggaaaggaagtTGATAAGGTAGTTGGGGCTGATAAAACTACACTTGAAAGTAAGATTGCCCAATATGCAAGCTGA
- the LOC108457052 gene encoding ERAD-associated E3 ubiquitin-protein ligase component HRD3A-like — protein sequence MQVDMAKSDWVNDKCKRGKNEAPLSLSLSLSLSLFLFQSLEWISRFDRLLISCDFFSPPKSQVFFYLFPQQIQCSDKSSLFPTHTYIIIIIMSRSSCHLFLFLFLLLFSLFPFPLLARPFVLVLSQDDLKDVQNDDASPLDSDSSWDDDDFGGTHVKPDDELDPGSWRRLFEPPTTLLSPSHDTSLDSYYAAVQKIISASNNGDARLMEEAAAEIETAANADGDPHARSVLGFLYGMGMMRERNKAKAFLNHYFAAEGGNAQSKMALAYTYSRQDMHEKAVKLYAELAETAVNSFLISKDSPVIEPIRIHNGAEENKEALKKSRGEDDEDFQILEYQAQKGNAGAMYKMGLFYYFGLRGLRRDHSKALMWFLKAVDKGEPRSLELLGEIYARGAGIERNYTKALEWLSLASEHGLYSAYNGMGYLHVKGYGVEKNYTKAKEYFDKAADNEDAGGHYNLGVMYLKGIGVKRDVKIACKCFIVAANAGQPKAFYQLAKMFHTGVGLKKNLPMATALYKLVAERGPWSSLSRWALESYLKGDMGKAFLLYSRMAELGYEIAQSNAAWILDKYGERSMCMGESGACTDAERHQRAHSLWWQASEQGNEHAALLIGDAYYYGRGTVRDYERAAEAYKHAKSQSNAQAMFNLGYMHEHGQGLPFDLHLAKRYYDQALELDPAAKLPVTLALASLWVRKNYADSFLVHIIDSLPEVYPRVEEWVENVIMEEGNATILTLFVCLLTVLYLRERQRRHAIAAAGAHEPNEHVVPAAR from the exons ATGCAGGTTGACATGGCAAAAAGTGATTGGGTGAATGACAAATGTAAACGTGGCAAGAATGAAgcacctctctctctctctctctctctatctcTATCTCTGTTTCTCTTTCAGTCTCTGGAATGGATATCTCGATTCGACCGTCTTCTGATCTCATGTGACTTCTTCTCCCCCCCCAAATCACAGGTATTCTTTTACCTTTTCCCCCAACAAATCCAGTGCTCCGACAAATCCTCCCTGTTTCCGACACACAcctacatcatcatcatcatcatgtcTAGGTCAAGCTGCCATCTCTTCCTTTTCCTCTTCCTCCTCCTTTTCTCCCTTTTCCCGTTTCCCCTCCTCGCCCGCCCTTTCGTTCTCGTTCTCTCCCAAGACGACCTCAAGGATGTCCAAAACGACGACGCTTCCCCTCTCGATTCCGATTCTTCTTGGGACGACGATGACTTCGGCGGTACTCATGTTAAGCCTGATGATGAGCTCGATCCTGGATCTTGGCGCCGTCTCTTCGAGCCACCTACTACCCTTCTCTCCCCTTCTCATGATACTTCCCTCGATTCTTACTACGCCGCCGTCCAAAAAATCATCTCCGCTTCCAACAACGGAGACGCCAGGTTGATGGAGGAAGCCGCGGCTGAGATCGAGACCGCTGCTAATGCGGACGGTGATCCGCACGCTCGTTCGGTGTTAGGTTTTTTGTACGGGATGGGGATGATGCGTgagagaaacaaagctaaagcaTTTTTGAATCATTATTTCGCTGCCGAAGGTGGTAATGCCCAGTCCAAGATGGCTTTGGCTTACACTTACTCGCGTCAAGAT ATGCATGAAAAAGCTGTTAAATTATATGCTGAACTGGCAGAAACAGCGGTAAACAGTTTCTTGATATCCAAAGATTCGCCGGTAATAGAACCGATTAGGATACACAATGGAGCTGAGGAGAACAAGGAAGCTTTGAAGAAATCAAGAGGTGAAGACGATGAAGATTTTCAGATATTGGAATATCAAGCACAGAAAGGGAATGCCGGTGCTATGTACAAAATGGGTCTTTTTTACTATTTCGGATTGAGAGGGTTGCGCCGTGATCATTCCAAGGCTTTGATGTGGTTTTTGAAAGCTGTGGATAAAGGGGAGCCTAGGTCTCTTGAACTTCTTGGTGAGATTTATGCTAGAGGGGCTGGAATTGAAAGGAATTATACCAAGGCTCTTGAGTGGCTTTCACTTGCATCCGAACATGGGCTTTATTCAGCTTACAATGGGATGGGCTATTTACATGTTAAAGGCTATGGTGTGGAGAAGAACTATACCAAA GCAAAAGAATACTTCGACAAGGCTGCTGATAATGAAGATGCTGGTGGGCACTATAATTTAGGAGTAATGTACCTTAAAGGGATCGGAGTGAAGAGGGATGTGAAGATTGCTTGTAAGTGTTTTATTGTGGCAGCCAATGCAGGTCAACCAAAGGCGTTTTATCAGTTGGCTAAGATGTTTCATACTGGTGTTGGGCTTAAAAAGAATCTTCCTATG GCTACTGCATTATACAAGCTAGTTGCCGAACGGGGACCATGGAGTTCCCTCTCTAGATGGGCACTTGAATCATACCTAAAAGGTGACATGGGCAAAGCATTCCTCTTGTATTCTAGGATGGCTGAGCTAGGTTACGAGATAGCACAGAGTAATGCTGCATGGATCCTTGACAAGTATGGTGAGCGCAGCATGTGCATGGGTGAATCTGGGGCTTGCACAGATGCAGAAAGGCATCAACGTGCTCATTCTTTGTGGTGGCAAGCTTCCGAGCAGGGTAACGAACATGCGGCATTACTTATTGGGGATGCATATTACTATGGCAGA GGAACTGTGAGGGATTATGAGCGTGCAGCTGAAGCTTACAAACATGCAAAATCCCAATCGAATGCTCAAGCTATGTTCAACCTGGGATACATGCATGAGCATGGCCAAGGACTTCCTTTTGACCTCCATCTTGCTAAGCGGTACTATGATCAGGCATTAGAGCTAGATCCTGCAGCAAAGTTGCCTGTCACACTGGCACTAGCAAGTTTGTGGGTACGAAAGAACTATGCTGACAGTTTCCTG GTCCACATAATTGATTCCCTGCCTGAAGTTTATCCTAGAGTTGAAGAATGGGTGGAGAATGTGATCATGGAGGAAGGAAATGCAACAATATTGACACTATTTGTCTGTCTACTCACTGTTCTATATCTGCGTGAGCGACAACGCAGGCATGCTATTGCTGCTGCGGGGGCACACGAACCTAATGAGCATGTTGTACCTGCTGCACGCTAA